One window of Flavobacterium ammonificans genomic DNA carries:
- a CDS encoding ammonium transporter yields MRKIVLSVILITVLGLTFFSNYFVVESTQLGAHIVELKLDTGDTAWMIVASALVLIMTPGLGFFYGGMVGKKNVISTMLQSFMAMVIVTVLWVLIGFGLCFGPSIGGIIGDPSYNLLFNGVSANTAWELAPTIPLLLFAFFQAKFAIITPALITGAFAERVRFWAYLLFMVLFILIIYAPLCHMTWHPDGLFFKMGVLDFAGGTVVHMSAGWAALAGAIFLGKRKVQKVNPARITYVLLGTGLLWFGWFGFNAGSAVGSSGLAAQALGTTTVAAAAAAMAWVFLDKIMGHKLSAMGACIGAVVGLVAITPAAGFVSIPHAISIGIIASIISNFMVMKFPKGKIDDALDVFACHGVGGMTGMLLTGVFASNAVNPIVGDNQGLIFGDTTLFLIQLKALVLVSIFAFSASYALFFIVNKITPLRVSEDKEELGLDITQHGEFL; encoded by the coding sequence ATGCGTAAAATTGTTTTAAGTGTGATTCTAATCACTGTTTTGGGACTTACTTTTTTCTCAAATTATTTTGTTGTGGAATCTACACAATTAGGAGCTCATATTGTTGAGTTAAAATTAGACACCGGTGATACAGCTTGGATGATCGTTGCCTCTGCATTAGTTTTAATCATGACACCTGGTCTTGGATTCTTCTACGGAGGAATGGTTGGAAAGAAAAATGTAATTAGTACTATGCTACAAAGTTTTATGGCAATGGTGATTGTAACTGTATTATGGGTGCTAATTGGCTTCGGTTTGTGTTTTGGTCCATCTATCGGAGGAATCATTGGAGATCCTTCCTATAATTTATTATTCAATGGAGTAAGCGCTAATACTGCTTGGGAATTAGCTCCAACCATTCCATTACTTTTATTCGCATTCTTTCAGGCTAAATTTGCCATCATTACACCTGCATTAATTACAGGTGCTTTTGCAGAGCGTGTTCGTTTCTGGGCGTATTTGCTATTCATGGTATTATTCATATTAATTATATACGCACCACTTTGCCATATGACATGGCACCCTGATGGATTATTCTTTAAAATGGGAGTTCTTGACTTTGCTGGTGGTACTGTTGTTCACATGAGTGCTGGTTGGGCTGCCTTAGCTGGTGCTATTTTCTTAGGAAAAAGAAAAGTTCAAAAAGTAAACCCTGCTCGCATTACTTATGTATTATTAGGTACTGGGTTACTTTGGTTTGGATGGTTCGGATTTAATGCTGGTTCTGCTGTAGGATCTAGTGGTCTTGCTGCACAAGCATTAGGAACAACCACTGTTGCTGCCGCTGCTGCTGCGATGGCCTGGGTATTCCTAGACAAAATTATGGGACATAAATTATCTGCAATGGGTGCTTGTATTGGAGCGGTTGTTGGTTTAGTTGCCATCACACCTGCTGCTGGTTTTGTAAGTATTCCTCACGCTATTTCCATCGGTATTATTGCAAGTATCATTAGTAACTTCATGGTAATGAAATTTCCTAAAGGAAAAATTGATGATGCTTTAGATGTATTTGCTTGTCACGGTGTGGGTGGTATGACAGGAATGCTACTAACTGGTGTTTTTGCATCCAATGCTGTTAATCCAATTGTGGGTGACAACCAAGGTTTAATCTTTGGTGATACAACTTTGTTTTTAATCCAATTAAAAGCATTAGTATTAGTGTCTATTTTTGCTTTTTCAGCATCTTACGCTTTGTTCTTTATCGTAAACAAAATCACACCATTACGTGTGAGCGAAGACAAAGAAGAATTAGGTTTAGATATTACGCAACACGGAGAGTTCTTATAA
- a CDS encoding amidohydrolase family protein → MIHKKIALLAFAFTITFNCVAQQTPAAKQQKSILIINSTTHVGDGTVLSNCAVGFKNGKIDLVSNATTVNKSNYEIVIDAKGKDLYPGFIAPNSTLGLVEIDAVKSSDDESEIGTYNPHVRSLIAYTADSKVVETVRPNGILMAQITPRGGLISGTSSIVQLDAWHWSDAVVKENDGIHMDFPSSFRRSGSWFEPGTIEANKDYSNQIKDLNSFLANAKVYNATTSKERNIVLEATKGLFTGEQTLFIHANEEKQMIDAIELAKSNGINKIAIVGGYEAYKIGAYLKENKVGVLLRRVHDMPENDDDDIDLPYKLAYLLTEQGVTVGLENSGSHERMATRNLPFLAGTCVAYGLDKEKALQLITSNTAKILGIDSFCGTITVGKDATLFLSEGDALDMRTNKLTEAYIQGRSISLETHQTRLNDRYKAKFNQK, encoded by the coding sequence ATGATACATAAAAAAATAGCGCTACTAGCATTTGCATTCACCATTACATTTAATTGTGTTGCACAACAAACACCCGCAGCTAAACAACAAAAATCAATTTTGATCATTAATTCTACCACCCATGTGGGAGACGGAACTGTATTGTCAAATTGTGCTGTTGGATTTAAGAACGGAAAAATTGATCTGGTTTCTAATGCAACAACTGTCAATAAATCAAACTATGAAATAGTGATTGATGCAAAAGGTAAAGACTTGTATCCTGGATTTATAGCTCCTAACTCTACATTAGGTTTAGTTGAGATTGATGCGGTCAAATCCTCTGATGACGAGTCTGAAATTGGAACTTATAATCCTCATGTACGAAGCTTAATTGCTTATACTGCAGATTCAAAAGTAGTAGAAACTGTTAGACCGAATGGGATTTTAATGGCACAAATAACACCTAGAGGAGGTCTAATATCTGGAACTTCATCTATTGTACAATTAGATGCTTGGCATTGGAGTGATGCAGTTGTAAAAGAAAATGACGGAATTCACATGGATTTTCCTTCTAGCTTTAGAAGAAGTGGTTCTTGGTTTGAGCCAGGCACTATCGAAGCAAATAAGGACTATAGTAATCAAATAAAAGATCTAAATTCTTTTTTGGCTAATGCCAAAGTGTACAATGCTACAACTTCTAAAGAGAGAAATATCGTATTAGAGGCAACTAAAGGTCTTTTTACTGGTGAACAAACACTTTTCATTCATGCTAATGAAGAAAAGCAAATGATTGATGCTATTGAACTTGCAAAGAGTAATGGAATTAACAAGATTGCTATTGTTGGTGGTTATGAAGCTTATAAAATTGGTGCCTACTTAAAAGAAAACAAAGTAGGTGTTTTGTTAAGAAGAGTTCATGACATGCCGGAAAACGATGATGACGATATTGATTTACCTTATAAATTGGCTTATTTACTTACTGAACAAGGTGTAACAGTTGGTTTAGAAAATAGTGGTTCTCATGAAAGAATGGCAACTCGTAATTTACCATTTCTAGCAGGTACTTGTGTAGCTTATGGTTTAGACAAAGAGAAAGCTTTGCAATTAATCACTTCTAATACTGCTAAAATTTTAGGAATAGACTCTTTTTGCGGAACTATAACTGTAGGTAAAGACGCTACTTTATTTTTATCTGAAGGTGATGCGTTGGATATGCGTACAAATAAATTAACCGAAGCCTACATACAAGGAAGATCAATAAGTTTAGAAACACACCAAACTAGATTAAATGATCGTTATAAAGCAAAATTCAATCAGAAGTAA
- a CDS encoding amidohydrolase family protein: MKKIILFLLLVTSVTPSISQNYFPNNESVQNKNQNFTALINAKIYVTPRQVIEKGTLLIQNGKVISTGKDIVIPKNSIIVNLEGKTIYPSFIDMYTNFGVEKPRSSGPMARGALYDTKKSGYYWNEHLRAEVNAFDTFKYDETKAEEFLKAGFGVVGTHVPDGIARGTGTLIALNNFDKGGRLIAPKITNHFGFTRSAISGQSYPSSLMGMMALLRQMYHDMDWYKKGNSDTKDVSLEAMIENQKLVQLFSTEDKLNSLRASKIAKEFGITYVMKGSGNEFERIEEIKNTNSKFIIPINFPEAYDVSDPNQANQMELKDFRFWNQAPSNLKVLADNGITFALTTENIKKMDQFKTNLLKAIQYGFDTTKALEALTTVPASILGKSNEIGSLNNGSQANFIITSGDYFDKKTVLHENWVQGNRYVVNDMNSQDIRGNYDLVIDNETYKWKISGEIGSPKSDLTKADAKKMNSKITIANEWMSAVIKPADSLSTNFIRLSSYLNKTSNLSGKAIFSDGKEVSWKATKTADFKAEADGKKETKTNPVQPVTYPNVAFGNLQKPTVQNMLFKNATVWTNEKEGILQSADVLIKNGKIAAVGKNLSDPTATVINAEGKHLTAGIIDEHSHIAISKGVNEGGHNSSAEVTVQDVVNSEDPNIYRDLAGGVTVSQLLHGSANPIGGRSAIVKWKWGMSPDEMLYKNQPKFIKFALGENVKQSNWGNVNPTRFPQTRMGVEQVFTDYFQRAKEYDLAWKSYNSSKKGKAPRVDLDLQTLAEILNKDRFISCHSYVQSEILMLMNVAEKFNFRVNTYTHILEGYKVADKMKDHGVGASTFSDWWAYKFEVNDAIPFNGPIMHNKGIVVAYNSDDAEMSRRLNQEAAKAVKYGNVSEEDAWKFVTLNPAKLLHIDDKVGSIKVGKDADVVLWNTNPLSIYAKAEKTIIEGVVYFDIQKDEEQRKAIAKERTTLIGQLLEEKNKGMITQEPKKAERTEYHCDSMEY, from the coding sequence ATGAAAAAAATTATTCTATTTCTTCTTTTGGTTACTTCTGTAACACCATCAATCTCACAAAATTATTTCCCAAATAATGAGAGTGTGCAGAACAAAAACCAAAATTTTACTGCATTAATTAATGCTAAAATTTATGTTACACCTAGACAAGTAATTGAAAAGGGAACCTTACTTATTCAAAATGGAAAAGTAATCAGTACAGGAAAAGACATTGTAATTCCAAAAAATTCGATTATCGTCAATCTAGAGGGTAAGACAATTTACCCCTCTTTCATAGACATGTACACGAATTTTGGAGTTGAAAAACCAAGAAGTTCAGGACCTATGGCAAGAGGTGCGCTTTATGATACTAAAAAATCGGGCTACTATTGGAACGAACATTTAAGAGCTGAAGTAAATGCATTTGATACTTTTAAATACGACGAAACAAAAGCCGAGGAGTTTTTGAAAGCTGGATTTGGAGTTGTTGGTACTCACGTACCAGATGGAATTGCTAGAGGAACTGGTACTCTAATTGCTTTGAATAACTTTGATAAAGGAGGTCGTTTAATTGCTCCAAAAATCACCAATCATTTTGGATTCACACGAAGTGCAATTTCTGGTCAATCCTATCCAAGTTCATTGATGGGTATGATGGCGCTATTGCGTCAAATGTATCATGATATGGATTGGTATAAAAAAGGGAACTCAGATACTAAAGATGTTTCTTTAGAAGCGATGATAGAAAATCAAAAACTAGTTCAATTATTTTCTACAGAAGACAAGTTGAATAGCTTGAGAGCGAGTAAAATTGCTAAAGAATTTGGTATTACATACGTAATGAAAGGAAGCGGAAATGAATTTGAGCGTATTGAAGAAATTAAAAATACCAATTCAAAGTTTATCATTCCTATTAATTTCCCTGAAGCCTATGATGTTTCAGATCCAAATCAAGCCAATCAAATGGAGTTGAAAGATTTCCGTTTTTGGAATCAGGCACCTTCAAATTTAAAAGTATTGGCAGATAATGGAATTACATTTGCATTAACTACTGAAAATATCAAGAAAATGGATCAGTTCAAAACCAACTTATTGAAAGCTATTCAATATGGTTTTGATACTACAAAAGCATTGGAAGCATTAACTACTGTTCCTGCATCAATTTTAGGAAAGAGTAATGAAATCGGTTCATTAAATAATGGAAGCCAAGCTAATTTTATCATTACCTCTGGTGATTATTTTGATAAAAAGACCGTTTTACATGAAAACTGGGTGCAAGGAAATCGATACGTAGTTAACGATATGAATTCACAAGATATCCGTGGAAACTATGACTTAGTTATTGATAATGAAACTTATAAATGGAAAATTTCAGGAGAAATTGGAAGTCCTAAATCAGACTTAACTAAAGCTGATGCTAAAAAAATGAATTCAAAAATTACGATTGCTAACGAATGGATGTCGGCTGTAATTAAGCCAGCTGATTCGTTAAGTACTAATTTTATTCGTTTGAGTTCTTATTTAAACAAGACTTCTAATTTAAGTGGTAAAGCCATTTTTAGCGACGGAAAAGAAGTAAGCTGGAAAGCTACTAAAACTGCTGATTTTAAAGCTGAAGCCGACGGTAAAAAAGAAACTAAAACAAACCCAGTTCAGCCAGTAACTTATCCAAACGTTGCTTTTGGAAATTTACAAAAACCGACCGTTCAAAATATGTTGTTCAAAAATGCTACTGTTTGGACTAATGAAAAAGAAGGGATTTTACAAAGTGCTGATGTTTTGATCAAAAATGGTAAAATTGCTGCAGTAGGAAAAAATTTATCTGATCCAACTGCAACAGTAATTAATGCTGAAGGAAAACATTTAACAGCTGGAATTATTGATGAGCATTCTCATATAGCAATTTCAAAAGGAGTAAATGAAGGAGGTCACAATTCAAGTGCTGAAGTTACTGTTCAAGATGTAGTAAACTCAGAAGATCCTAACATTTATAGAGATTTGGCAGGTGGTGTTACTGTTTCACAATTACTTCACGGATCTGCAAATCCTATCGGAGGTCGATCTGCCATTGTTAAATGGAAATGGGGTATGTCTCCTGACGAAATGTTATACAAAAACCAACCTAAATTCATCAAATTTGCTTTGGGTGAAAATGTAAAACAATCCAATTGGGGTAATGTAAATCCAACTCGTTTTCCACAAACCAGAATGGGTGTAGAACAAGTTTTTACAGATTATTTCCAACGTGCAAAAGAATACGATCTAGCCTGGAAAAGTTACAACAGCTCTAAAAAAGGTAAAGCTCCAAGAGTAGATCTTGATTTACAAACCTTAGCAGAAATTTTAAACAAGGATCGATTCATTTCTTGTCACTCTTATGTACAATCTGAAATATTGATGTTAATGAATGTTGCCGAAAAATTCAATTTTAGAGTAAATACTTATACTCATATTCTTGAAGGTTACAAAGTCGCTGATAAAATGAAAGATCATGGTGTTGGAGCATCTACTTTTTCTGATTGGTGGGCTTATAAATTTGAAGTAAATGATGCCATTCCTTTTAACGGGCCAATAATGCACAATAAAGGAATTGTTGTTGCTTACAATTCAGATGATGCAGAAATGTCAAGAAGATTGAATCAAGAAGCGGCTAAAGCTGTGAAATATGGTAACGTATCAGAAGAAGATGCATGGAAGTTTGTAACACTAAACCCTGCTAAATTATTACATATCGATGATAAAGTAGGTAGTATCAAAGTGGGTAAAGATGCAGATGTAGTTTTATGGAATACTAATCCACTTTCGATTTATGCTAAAGCTGAGAAAACTATTATAGAAGGAGTTGTTTATTTTGACATCCAAAAAGATGAAGAACAAAGAAAAGCAATTGCTAAAGAACGTACTACATTAATAGGACAACTTCTTGAAGAAAAAAACAAAGGAATGATTACGCAAGAACCTAAAAAAGCAGAGCGAACTGAGTATCACTGCGATTCTATGGAATATTAG
- a CDS encoding YifB family Mg chelatase-like AAA ATPase — protein sequence MLTKIFGSAVFGVEATTITVEVNIDKGIGYHLVGLPDNAIKESSYRIAAALKNNGYTLPGKKITINMAPADLRKEGSAYDLTLAIGILIASSQIKGDEIDRYIIMGELSLDGSLQPIRGALPIAIKAKEEGFKGFFLPKQNVKEAAIVSDLEVYGVENLQEVIDFFEGKGTIEPTTIDTRAEFYKTLDFPEFDFSDVKGQESIKRCMEIAAAGGHNIILIGPPGAGKTMLAKRLPSILPPMTLREALETTKIHSVAGKLKEVGLMNQRPFRSPHHTISNVALVGGGSYPQPGEISMAHNGVLFLDELPEFKRDVLEVMRQPLEDREVTISRAKFTVTYPSSFMLVASMNPSPSGFFNDPDAPQTSSPHEMQRYMNKISGPLLDRIDIHIEVTPVPFEKLSDDRKAESSVEIRKRVTNAREIQSARFELMPTIHYNAQMSTKHIREFCALDETSKELLKNAMERLNLSARAYDRILKVARTIADLEAAERVVSHHIAEAIQYRSLDRDGWLG from the coding sequence ATGTTGACAAAAATTTTTGGTAGCGCAGTTTTTGGTGTAGAAGCTACAACAATAACTGTTGAAGTGAATATCGATAAAGGAATTGGATATCATTTAGTGGGTTTGCCAGACAATGCTATTAAAGAAAGTAGCTATAGAATTGCTGCTGCTTTAAAGAATAACGGCTACACTTTGCCAGGTAAAAAAATCACCATCAATATGGCACCGGCTGATTTACGAAAAGAAGGTTCAGCCTACGATTTGACTTTGGCGATCGGGATTTTAATTGCTTCGTCCCAAATTAAAGGAGATGAAATAGATCGTTATATAATTATGGGTGAATTGTCTTTGGATGGCAGTTTACAACCCATTCGCGGAGCATTACCAATTGCTATTAAGGCTAAGGAAGAAGGATTTAAAGGATTCTTTTTGCCAAAACAGAATGTAAAGGAAGCTGCCATTGTTTCGGATTTAGAGGTGTATGGTGTAGAAAATTTGCAAGAGGTTATTGATTTTTTTGAAGGAAAGGGAACCATAGAACCTACAACTATTGATACAAGAGCTGAGTTTTATAAAACCTTAGATTTTCCTGAATTCGACTTTTCTGATGTTAAAGGGCAAGAGAGTATTAAAAGGTGTATGGAAATAGCCGCTGCAGGAGGTCATAATATTATTTTGATAGGTCCACCTGGAGCTGGAAAGACCATGTTAGCCAAACGATTACCAAGTATTTTGCCTCCCATGACTTTGCGAGAAGCTTTGGAGACGACTAAAATTCATAGTGTTGCTGGTAAATTGAAAGAAGTCGGATTGATGAATCAACGCCCTTTTAGAAGTCCACACCACACGATTTCCAACGTGGCGCTTGTTGGAGGCGGAAGTTATCCGCAACCTGGTGAAATTTCGATGGCACACAATGGGGTTTTGTTCTTGGATGAATTGCCAGAGTTCAAGCGAGACGTTCTTGAAGTAATGCGCCAACCTTTAGAGGACAGAGAAGTGACTATTTCCAGAGCGAAATTTACAGTTACCTATCCGTCATCATTCATGTTGGTAGCAAGTATGAATCCTAGTCCGAGTGGTTTTTTTAACGATCCTGATGCACCACAAACTTCTTCTCCTCACGAAATGCAACGCTATATGAATAAAATCTCAGGACCATTATTAGACCGAATTGATATTCATATAGAAGTAACTCCCGTTCCCTTTGAAAAATTATCCGATGACAGAAAAGCAGAAAGTAGTGTCGAAATCCGCAAAAGAGTTACAAACGCTAGAGAAATTCAATCGGCTCGTTTTGAATTGATGCCAACAATACATTATAATGCCCAAATGAGTACCAAACATATTCGGGAATTTTGTGCTTTAGACGAAACCTCAAAAGAATTATTAAAAAACGCTATGGAGCGATTGAATCTTTCAGCAAGGGCCTATGACCGAATTTTAAAAGTAGCTCGAACTATTGCCGATTTAGAAGCTGCCGAAAGAGTCGTATCTCATCATATTGCAGAAGCAATTCAATACCGAAGTTTAGATCGTGACGGTTGGTTAGGTTAG
- a CDS encoding aldehyde dehydrogenase, which yields MNYKSDIGYRKQILTRLLNTIIVHENEIVSALKADFNKPEFETVVTETSYVISDLKYTIKNISNWAKPESVFPFIVNIPSSDTIYKEPYGKVLVISPWNYPFQLALCPVIAAVAAGNQVVLKPSELTPNTAAIIQKIINDVFPEDHVSVIQGNAEVATQLLEQRWDYIFFTGSVAVGKIVAQAAAKNLTPVTLELGGKNPCIVDETANLQLAAKRIVWGKFVNCGQTCIAPDYILVHQKSKSQFIDCLKAEIVNAYGENPEISPDFARIINGRNWSRLIEMIEPDKVIFGGQYNNETNYLAPTLIEENNLDSLIMQDEIFGPLLPIVTYTEESEIDSIIARYEKPLGLYIFSERKKFCDTIIAKHSFGGGCINDTMIHFSNKKLPFGGVGHSGIGAYHGKLSFDIFSHHKGVVKKATWIDLPLRYAPYKGKLAIVKKILNWL from the coding sequence ATGAATTACAAATCGGATATTGGTTACCGCAAACAAATTTTAACTCGCTTATTGAACACAATAATCGTTCACGAAAACGAAATTGTTAGTGCTTTAAAAGCTGATTTCAATAAACCTGAATTTGAAACCGTCGTAACTGAAACTAGTTATGTCATTTCCGATTTAAAATATACCATAAAAAATATTTCTAATTGGGCCAAACCTGAAAGCGTTTTTCCTTTCATAGTGAATATACCTTCTTCAGACACCATTTATAAAGAACCTTATGGTAAAGTACTTGTGATTTCACCTTGGAATTATCCTTTTCAATTGGCACTTTGTCCAGTAATTGCTGCTGTTGCCGCAGGAAATCAAGTCGTTTTAAAACCCTCTGAATTAACTCCCAATACGGCGGCAATTATTCAGAAGATAATTAATGATGTTTTTCCTGAAGATCATGTGTCAGTGATCCAAGGTAATGCCGAAGTAGCCACTCAATTATTAGAACAACGTTGGGATTATATTTTCTTCACAGGAAGTGTGGCAGTTGGTAAAATTGTAGCCCAAGCTGCAGCAAAAAACTTAACTCCAGTTACTTTAGAATTAGGCGGCAAAAACCCATGTATCGTTGATGAAACTGCCAATTTACAATTGGCTGCCAAACGAATTGTTTGGGGTAAGTTCGTCAATTGCGGGCAAACTTGTATTGCACCTGATTATATTTTGGTTCATCAAAAAAGTAAATCCCAATTCATTGATTGTTTGAAAGCAGAGATTGTAAATGCATATGGTGAAAATCCTGAAATTTCTCCTGATTTTGCTCGAATTATTAATGGTAGAAATTGGTCTCGATTAATAGAGATGATTGAACCTGATAAAGTAATTTTTGGCGGACAATACAATAACGAAACGAACTACCTTGCTCCTACCCTAATTGAAGAGAATAATCTTGATAGTTTGATAATGCAGGATGAAATTTTTGGACCATTACTTCCCATAGTTACCTATACTGAAGAATCAGAAATTGATAGTATTATTGCTCGATACGAAAAGCCTTTAGGATTGTATATTTTTAGTGAGAGAAAGAAATTCTGTGATACAATAATTGCTAAACATTCTTTTGGAGGTGGTTGTATTAATGACACCATGATTCATTTTTCGAATAAAAAATTACCTTTTGGAGGCGTAGGACACAGTGGAATTGGAGCTTATCATGGTAAATTAAGTTTTGATATCTTTTCGCATCATAAAGGAGTGGTTAAAAAAGCAACTTGGATTGATTTACCTTTACGCTATGCGCCTTACAAAGGAAAATTAGCTATTGTAAAGAAAATATTAAATTGGCTATAA
- a CDS encoding RluA family pseudouridine synthase: protein MKIVSNKSNLQVLHEDNHLIVVNKRVGDIVQGDKTGDKPLSEVVKEYIKEKYNKPGEVFLGVVHRLDRPTTGIVAFARTSKALSRMNELFSNRETQKTYWAVVKNKPEKSKDKLVHYLKRNEKNNTSKAHLKEVPDSKLASLEYQIIKELNNYTALEIELHTGRHHQIRAQLAAIGSPIKGDLKYGFDRSNPDGGIHLHARKLSFIHPVSKEALTIVAPTPDDVIWNAI, encoded by the coding sequence ATGAAAATCGTTTCTAATAAATCCAACCTACAAGTGCTTCACGAAGACAATCATCTTATCGTAGTGAATAAACGCGTGGGAGATATTGTGCAAGGCGATAAAACCGGCGACAAACCCTTAAGTGAAGTGGTCAAAGAATACATCAAAGAAAAATACAACAAGCCCGGTGAAGTTTTTTTAGGAGTGGTGCATCGTTTGGACAGACCTACAACTGGTATCGTAGCTTTTGCACGAACAAGCAAAGCGCTATCACGAATGAACGAACTTTTCAGCAACAGAGAAACTCAAAAAACCTATTGGGCAGTTGTCAAAAACAAACCTGAGAAATCTAAAGATAAGTTAGTTCATTATCTTAAAAGGAACGAAAAAAACAATACTTCTAAAGCACATCTTAAAGAAGTTCCTGATAGTAAATTGGCTAGTTTAGAGTATCAAATTATCAAAGAACTCAACAATTATACTGCTTTAGAAATTGAACTGCATACGGGAAGACATCACCAAATTAGAGCACAATTAGCTGCTATTGGTTCGCCAATTAAAGGCGACTTAAAATACGGATTTGACCGAAGTAATCCCGACGGTGGAATACATTTGCATGCAAGAAAGCTTTCTTTTATTCACCCTGTTTCCAAAGAAGCTTTGACTATTGTTGCTCCTACTCCAGATGATGTGATTTGGAATGCTATCTAA
- a CDS encoding four helix bundle protein, giving the protein MHRFKDLEIWKRSRIFCSKIYAETANFPENEKFGITNQLRRASVSIPSNIAEGLSRASNKEFSRFLEIAIGSAYEIETQLLISNDLKFLEFETLESLLNELEEIIKMISKFRSTLKI; this is encoded by the coding sequence ATGCATCGATTTAAAGATCTAGAGATTTGGAAAAGAAGTAGAATTTTTTGTTCCAAAATATATGCTGAAACCGCCAACTTTCCTGAGAATGAAAAATTTGGAATAACTAATCAATTGCGAAGAGCTTCTGTTTCAATACCATCCAATATTGCAGAAGGTTTATCAAGAGCATCAAACAAAGAATTTTCTAGATTTCTCGAAATTGCAATTGGTTCGGCCTATGAAATTGAAACTCAATTATTAATTTCTAATGATTTAAAATTTTTAGAATTTGAAACATTGGAATCACTATTAAATGAGTTAGAGGAAATTATCAAAATGATTTCGAAATTTAGGTCTACTCTAAAAATCTAA
- the panB gene encoding 3-methyl-2-oxobutanoate hydroxymethyltransferase, producing the protein MSVAKKDYKRITTKSLIEMKANGEKISMLTAYDFTMAKIVDSAGVDVILVGDSASNVMAGHETTLPITLDQMIYHASSVVRAIERSLVVVDLPFGSYQSDSKEALRSAIRIMKESGGHAVKLEGGSEIKDSIKKILNAGIPVMGHLGLTPQSIYKFGTYTVRAKEDAEAEQLMEDAKMLENLGCFAIVVEKIPAHLAEKVAKSISIPVIGIGAGGGVDGQVLVIHDMLGMNNEFSPRFLRRYMNLYEGMTSAISQYVDDVKSSDFPNANEQY; encoded by the coding sequence ATGTCTGTCGCAAAAAAAGATTACAAAAGAATTACTACAAAGTCATTAATTGAAATGAAAGCCAATGGCGAAAAAATTTCAATGCTTACTGCCTATGATTTTACTATGGCGAAAATAGTAGATTCGGCCGGAGTTGATGTAATTCTCGTGGGAGACTCTGCTTCCAATGTAATGGCAGGACACGAAACTACCTTACCAATTACTTTGGACCAAATGATTTATCACGCATCATCTGTAGTTAGAGCAATTGAACGTTCATTAGTAGTGGTTGATTTGCCTTTTGGAAGCTACCAATCAGACTCGAAAGAAGCACTTCGTTCAGCAATTCGAATTATGAAAGAAAGTGGCGGTCATGCTGTTAAATTAGAAGGTGGAAGTGAAATTAAAGATTCTATTAAAAAAATATTAAACGCCGGAATTCCAGTGATGGGGCATCTAGGTTTAACTCCTCAATCCATATATAAATTTGGAACCTACACTGTTCGTGCCAAAGAAGATGCTGAAGCTGAACAACTAATGGAAGATGCTAAAATGTTAGAAAACTTAGGGTGTTTTGCAATAGTTGTAGAAAAAATTCCAGCCCATTTAGCTGAAAAAGTAGCCAAAAGCATTTCTATTCCTGTCATCGGAATTGGTGCTGGCGGTGGCGTTGACGGACAAGTATTAGTTATCCATGATATGTTAGGGATGAATAACGAATTCAGTCCGCGTTTCTTGAGACGCTATATGAATTTATACGAAGGAATGACTTCGGCTATAAGTCAATATGTAGACGATGTTAAATCATCTGATTTTCCAAATGCTAATGAACAGTACTAG
- a CDS encoding nuclear transport factor 2 family protein gives MQRIVFVLLLVFSSSLYSQNEEVKGVIVTFFKGFHAKDSTIIKSVCAENMILQSIAESSKGTQLKNQIPQDFYRSIASIPSTMLFEERLLDYSIQVDGAMAHVWTPYEFYVNNKLSHKGVNAFTLFKDNGLWKIVYLIDTRRK, from the coding sequence ATGCAAAGAATTGTATTTGTTTTATTACTTGTATTTTCCAGTTCATTATATTCTCAAAACGAGGAAGTAAAAGGCGTAATCGTTACTTTTTTTAAAGGCTTTCATGCCAAAGACTCTACAATAATTAAATCGGTTTGTGCTGAGAATATGATTTTACAATCTATTGCCGAATCTTCAAAAGGTACTCAATTAAAGAATCAAATTCCTCAAGACTTTTATCGTTCGATTGCTTCAATTCCTAGCACGATGCTTTTTGAAGAAAGACTATTGGATTATTCTATTCAAGTAGATGGCGCTATGGCTCACGTATGGACACCTTACGAATTTTATGTGAACAATAAGTTGAGCCACAAAGGAGTAAATGCATTTACTTTATTCAAGGATAATGGACTCTGGAAGATTGTGTATTTAATAGATACCAGGCGAAAGTAA